The genomic region AAATGAGCCGTTTGCAGCCTTGACTAGTCAACACTAATGAGAGAGGCACATTTCAAAagtctttcttccccttctctccggTGGAGTCGGTGGCAGCTGGAAGAGCTCCACTCACCTGGAAGTGAACACCTccactcccttttcttccccaaatgcAGCACCATTAGGTGTAAGAGCTGGCAAAAGGCACAGATGGCACGACACATTGACAAACCGATGAATCAGACGCTGCGCTGTTTTGGGGGGAGGTTATTTTTTGGCTGAACAAGCAGCAGAGTGGGGTAAGTGGCCACAGGGAGGTGAAAAAATGGTGGAAAGCAGCATTGTgcaattaattacaaaaaaaacccaaaccaacaaacaaaaaaacccaaccagctaAAAATAGACCAGCTATATCCTAGATGATTAGAAACAGCCCCGAGTGCAAACACAGGCTCCCCGGAGTTCTCCCCTTGGAAATACTGTGCCCCCGAGAGCCGGGCAATTTGTATCCCAGCATCAATTAGTGAGCAGGGCTGCCTCGCCGGGGGTCTGCGCAGCCTGGGGACGAGACGCGGGCGAGAGGGTGAGCGCAGCGAGGAGGGCTCGTGCTGATGGGGAAAACGAGCTGAGCAGCGCCCGGGACGGCTCAGCTGCCTCCCAGAAGGGCACCGACAGCTTGCAAAGCCCCTCTGTGCTGTGACAGCAGCACAGGTCACATCAGCACAGCCCCGAACCACGCGCCGCAACACGCACAAGCACAACGGCACCTTGCGGGGtgagctggaggaagaaaactgCCCTGGGGCGGTGACCAGCAGCATCGCCCAGCCCACAGACGCCGGGCTTCTCGCTCGGACTCAGCGCTGCTTAGGCTTGCGCTTACACCCCACCGCCTTCGATAAGGCAAATCGGCCAAAAAACAATTGGGGATGAGTCTGTGGTGCTCAGCATGGCTCCAACCATCACGTCTCATGGTGCGCTAAAGACCCGGATGAGGTCTCTAGACCAGCTCCCTCTATAGATGGAAACGGAGAGCGAGACCAGAACTGCGTTCCAGGTGAACACACGGCGCTTTCTTCCAAGGTGAGGAAAAAGAGACAGTTCATCTGACTCCCCTCTCGCATCCCCATCCGCCACCATGCCTGGCCCGGAGCAAGATACCCAATGGGCTCTCCCTGCCCGCGCTCCTCCCGGCGACCCACCTCACTGCCCAACGCTCCTCCACCTTCCTCTTCCCAACCACCGCTCCTGTCGAGGCGCGTTAGATGCAAACACACTCACCCATTTCTCGGGATCTCCCCTCGGGCCAGAGCCTGGCTCAGCCTCTccagcagggctggctctgccccggTGACAACAGGCACCGTCCCCTTTGAGCTCCAGGCAGGGGCACTGGGAAGCTGTTCCCGGAGTGACAGACATAAGGATGACTCATTTCCCATGTTTATTCCCCCTCTTCCCATTCAACAACCCTCgcacttcttttctctttcactctGCACTCAGGCTCTGGAACATTTCTCCTGATCGCTCTGCGCGAGGGTTGGATTTCAGCTGGCTGCACTTTCCCCAGGGGTTGCACGCTGATGGCTGCCGGGCTCGCAGCATCCTCAGCGCCACGCAGCCAGCCAGGAGcccagctccccggggctgcccgggaccAAGGGGCTGATCAGAGACCACAGGTCTGACAGAGACCCTACGCGGGTCCCTGGAAACACCCCCCCGCCTGCTCCAGCCACAGCCACATGGGTCCCAGCCTGTCACTGACTGCCCTTTATCTGAAGGGACACTGCGGACTCGCCAGCCTGCCCTGCAGTGAGCAGTGTGCATGTGCTACAGAGCAGCaggcgaggaagggaaggggggcaGGGAAGCCGGGCATCGCTTGCTCCTCAGAGATGCCTGAGCTCATCAGCCGTGAGGGGATGAAGGCTGAGGATGGCACCCACCAAAGGAGCAGGGACTTCAACGGTTGCATCTGGGCAGGACAACAAGAGGCAGATTAGCAGCCTGATGTGACGAAGAGGAAGATTTAATGCCAGGCTGGACCTGTGTCTGGATGCTGGATGCAGGGAGCGGGCATCTGTGCTGTTCCCTCCGCCTGGCACTTACCATGGGTCAGTCATTTTGGGTTACTTGGCATTTAAGCGTTTCCAGCTCACTGGGCAGATGTGCTGAGATGGCAGCGGgcactgccagggctgggaggggagcaggacaggggcTGAGCCTCCTCCGCGTGCCAGGTTTTACAAGGAGGGGATGGTTCATGCAGGGCGCTCGTTCCCGAgctgctctccccatccctgcccaaaCGTCATCTGCCCCGTCTGGCTCAGAAAATCCCCAGCCTCACCGTGGGAatatgaaaggaggaaaaaatagacaCATCTGGCCCCAAAACCATCTCTGGGGCTCTCAGCTTAGCAAGCTCTGCTGCGTACGGACCGGTCCATCTGCCGTGCAACGCCCCGGCCCCTCCGCTGGCTCTGGGCTGCTGAGCCCCGGGGCTCCACAGGACGAGCTCGTCTGGGCATTTCATCTACGTTACTGGTGACCTTTACCAGCAACGGGCTGCACTATCTGGGTTTTCACCACACGGACTCCGAAGAAGAGCACGACAATACCCGAAGCACCTCTGTGTTGTTAGAGCAGGGTCTCCAGGGGCCGGGTGAAGGCATTTCTCGCTCTCTTTCCTTCCCAACCCACCACTTACCTGACAATCTGGTCTTGCTTGGCAGCTGCCGGGGTGGGACTGCAGAGTCCTGGCcatatatatgtgtttataaatgtatatataaatatattaaataaataattatatggCTCAGGATAAAGACACAGCTCCGCAGGGAGCTATGCCTCAGAACATCATGGCTTGGTTCCCAGTGAGACTAAAGCTAGGTCGGTATTCAGGgagaaggctggagagagcaagAACTGCCTTCTTGCTGGCTTTCAGGAGTGGAGAAGTGACCCTGggctctcctcccttcctccccctgtgCCGAGCCACCCTCAGCCTGCCGCGCTGTTTGCGACGCTACGCCCGCAGCCCGCGGCACTGCTTTACTCCATGGTGATAAATGCTCAGTGACAGCACCAAAGAGCCGCCTTCCCCCTGAGAAGCGGGATGCAGAGCCAGCCGGTGATGGATGAGGACTGGGACCTGTGTCACCAAGACAGCAGCGGGATGCAGGGGACGCAGCGGGCAAAGAGAAGACCagggctttctcttctcctctgaATACCTATTTTAGAAAGCCATGACCAAAGCAGGATCAGTTAATGGCTGGTATTTCAAACCGAGCACAGGCACGTATTTTATGTGCGAGGGTTAACCAAGCAGATACCCTCCGACAGCAACGAACTGAGCAAGGTTCACTGCCTCGGGGGGAGAGATTCGGCTCTAAACACAATAGGTGGGCTTCACCAGAGCCACCACTTTGGGCAGACGACTGCATTCCCTTCCCACCGCAGTAAGAAGGCGCCTGGACCTGGAAAGCCCATCAGTCTTAACGAGATCAATCGCTTTAGCTTAATAAATAGGAGATGAAGAAATTACTTGAGCGCTATCCAAACTATtgaaaggcagcagagctgttgGCTAAAAGAGCTATTCAGCCGAAGAGACGAGGGTACGCGGACgcagtggaggaagaggagagtcaAACTAAGAGCAAGGCGCTTGTGAGAAATACCTGCCACTGCAGTGATACAGAAACGGTTCTGACAAGTTCACCCTCCCTTGTAATTGTAAATCAGattgggtgtttgggttttttcccttaaCAAATTGAACAGGAATAAATTAGGGGATGTGCTACAGCCTGTATTTTGCCGTGGGTTAGATCAATGATCCAAATGTTCTTTGCTGGCTTTGCAGTCAATGAATCACTAAATTTGGATCCACATCCTCACCAGATGGATCAGAACCAGAAACCGAGGTACTGCTTCCCTCGGGGTTTAATGGAGTTTCTGTCTGGTTCTGGAGCAGACCTGGGAATTTTAGTGAAAGTTTTATATCTGTTTTCCCCTTGAAAGCCCGATTACAAGGTTCAAATTATTTTCCAAGCACCTCAGTTTTCCTGAAACCCTTGCGAAAACCTTGTGGTTTTCCTGAAAACCTTGCAAAACCCTGCAGAGAAAAGCTTGAACGGTCCTAAAAGTTCCCACATCGGCAGACAAATAAAATGAACTCTAAAACTGGGGGGTTCCTAAGTTTATGATTTTCTCAATTTGGCCGGGGGGCGCAGAGTTTCTTCCCGACTGCCCAACAGCCAGGGCTGGCCGTGCTGAGAGAGTCTTCCTGAAAGCATTCTGGCAGAGGGGATTTTACAGTGGGCACAGATATCtgatttcttccatcttttcagTAACAGGCTGGGACTGTGCTTCGCTGGCTGTTTGGCATTTGCTGGAAAAGATTACGACGAGAAGGAGAATCGATAAATTCCATCACAGATGACAAACATGGAGGGAAAACATTGCTTGGGGTTGCTAATCAACATCTGCAGTTGGGATGGATGGAGCATCCCAGGGTCAGACCCCCTCACCCGAAATGCTCCCGCATGGATTGGCAAAGCTCCTGCCAAGAGCTCCTCAGGCGCGagtgccccccccccatctgCAGTGGTGCTTCTGCCAGGTTCCCAGTCCCATTTCAGCAGTCTCCTGTCTCCTCGCCTTGAAAGCCTGATTGCAAATCCTAAACAAGTGCTCTATGATGGGCTGGCTCCCTGCCCAGAGACTGCATCAGAAATTCTGCTTGATGTATCAAACTCTTGGCaagcagggggaagggaggagagcaagGAGAGGTAGGGAAAGGGTACTGTAGACAACCccaccttccctcttcccaggaGACCAGGAAGCACCAGGAGGTTCCCTTCCCTTTGACTTGCCCCTACCCAGGAGGGTACACCACATCCTGATGGATCTGAACCACAGGAATAGAGCAGCAAGAGGGACCAAGGATGCCGGATGCAGCAGTCATGCCATACCCTTCCCATTTACTCATGAGACCCCATTTCTCATGGGATCTCTCTAGGTCCACCAGCCCCACACTCCCCACATGGACTCTTTCCTCCATCAGCAATGCAGGTGTTACAGCAACAGCTACCTGGATTTTCAGGGTTCCTGACTGCAATCTTAGATATCAAACCAAGGCCACGCTCACAGCAGAGATCTGCTCTGTGGGTGACACAAGTGCTGCTGAGGATGCTCTGACCAGAGGCTCAGGGCACCTTGGTCAGTCCCACCAGTCAGGGCTGCCTACTCAGAGGGCAAAGTGGAGCTCTTTGTAGGATGCCGGACCTTCGGAGCTGTCAGGTCACCTTGTGAACTAGTCTTCGCACAGTTTAActactttcttctttttggcAGGTGGAGAAGAGGGATGGGAGTGGTGTGTCTAGGCAAGGAAGTAAGACTTCAGAAACTCTGTAAGTTGGCCCCGGGCACCACATTCGAGCTCAGGAGGCCTGGAGATGCAGATGGTGGTGCGGGGCTGAGCTCTCCCCAAGACCACCTGACACTCAAAGTTTCAAGGCAACCTGGAGGTGTCTTTGCATTTGGCCTCCTTGGCAacagaagggagagaaaaccTTTCTTGTTTTTAAGCCAAAGGTGGCATTAGCTTTTTATAAGGATCTCAAATATTTTGGAGTCAGAGGTTCAGGCTCAAGTCACAGTTTTCAGGCTCCAAAACTGTCAAAGGCTCTCAGGTCAAGAGACATCTGGAAACTGACGGTTGATATTAGTCACCTACTATTTCATCCTCGTGCCCTTTTAAATGGAGCTTCTTTTCTCAGTGAGAGGTTGACCCAGCGCACCGAGGAGCCCCTGGAAGAACTGCTGACGTCGGCGGGCTCTGCATCACGCCGATGCTATTCTGGCTTCTTCCCCGTGATGGCCTCCCTTCATTAGATGTCACAGCACGAGGACAGTCTCTTTcaaaggcagaggggagaaaaggcagCTACCACTGTGCTTTTCAAGCCAGTTCGGCAGAATCTTTGCCCTCTCCGAAGGATGAACTTGTGAAAAAAAACCTGGGACCATGTTGCAGAGCCTGTATCATGTCGCAGTTAGCCCCTGCGGACAGGACGTCCCTTTCCTGAGGTGCCTCTGAAATAACATGTCCCTATGTCCCCGCAAAAGGCTCCCTGAGAAACAAAGGCCTAATTCCAATGTTTTCAATTTCTTGTACCAACCGAAAGTGGGAGCTTGGATCACTGGGTGTTTTGGGAGTGTGAAACACTAGGGCTGATCACAGTCAGATGAGATTAGTCACAAGGAAAAGTATGATACCTGGGTCCCATGCCAAAgacagaagaaggagaagagcaaGGTCCTCAGGTAGACATGGCCAGGGTGGGTTGAGGCCAGGATCTAAGGCAAGTCACAGCTGCGGCTCGGTGTGGTCACTGGTGGGACATGGGTCCACACGGGTAGGATGGGCCCGGCTGGGATGGGCCCTGCTCAACTCAGAAGGCAACTCCTCTAACACTTCCCAACCTCCAGAAACAAGGACACCGACCACCGCACAAGAAAGGACtagcaggagagccagagagatCCCAGCCTGTATGTATGGCCTCTGGGTCAAATTAGCGCATGGAAATGGGGACAGCAGCAAGAAAGGCCCTCAAGGGAAGGAGGATGCGAGATCAAACCACAGCAGGGAAGGAGACGGGACTCCATCACGTGGTGGCTGAGACGTGGAGCCAGGGTCTGTTCAAGAAGGTGGCAAGGGgatggaaatcttttttttctcaaggaTATCCTCAGGAATTGATCCAGATATCAAAGATTAAAATCTTTATGTTTTCCCCACCTATCAAACCACCGAGGCAAATGATCATAGCTTAAATAAAACACATCGCTGCTGGTATCCACCTGCGCATCACAGACACTCCCTTGGTCTGACTGGACAACCCAGCCCCACGCAGGACCGGGGACCTGCCCCTGCTCCATGGTTGTCACCAGCTACCAGGAATACTCCATCCCTTTTAGACAACTACATCCATCACCCATGGTACCCAGGACCGAAATGGCCGATAAGTGCAGCATTCGCCCTACAGGTCACTCCCTGCTTCCTGACCACACCGGTGACTGGGAGCCGTCAGAGGAGGAGTCCTGGTGCCACTGCCCCTTGTGACCAGGGCTGGGCTTtcccggcggggagggaggtTTGCCACTCACCTAGCAGCAGGTTCATGAGGACCTCTTGGCCTGCCAGTGTGCTGCTCTTCACCAGGCAGATGAGGGTGCCCGCAATCCAGGGGATCCCGTGCCCCGTTATCCCCAGGAGGTTAATCATGGAGCGGGCACCACCCCAGGAGGAGGCTCTGTTGGCACACACTCCCAGCCTCTTGGACATGCAGATATCGATGGCCAGCAGGGAGTTGAAGGCGATTCCCTTGAAGGAGGGGTTGAGCTGCATGCAGTCCTCTTCGGGCAGCTGCTGCGACTGCCTCCGCTCCTTGGGGTTGCTGTTCTGGGCACCGGCTGCCCCGGCCTGGCCGCTCTGCTTTCTGCCGGAGCTCCTGCTCTCCTGGTTCCCCTTCAAGGGCTGGTTCAGGGAGAGGAACTCAGCCCTGTTGAGGACATTGTTCCTGTCTCTTGCCCTGGACCGCGGCTGGGATGCTGGCATTGCAGTCTCTCTCTAAGGCAACCTGCTTTGCAAACACCGGGAAAGAGGGAAATTCCTCTTCTCCCGGCAGAAAGCTTCCCCCACTCCCACCCTCACGAGCCGTAAATTTGGGAAGCTACAGAGGTTCCCCTCTGTTGCAGTTGCCCCCAGCACAGACTGCAGCTGTTAAATATAGAGTAAGGAATGCACATGGCTGTTTACTTCATGGGCCTAGCAAGCTTGGAAGGAAAATTAATGCCAGGCTTGGCAGCCACTCCAGTGCCAGGGAAAAAGGTTAAACAGCCAATAGattggaagaagaggagggaaaagcgTTGTGCCAAAGGTTGGTTGCTTCTAGCCTGGTCTATTTAAATCTTCCAATTGCTTATTCCCCTGGGCTGCAAGGGAAACTGGGAAATGTAGTTTTTTTTGCACTCCGAGTCACATTTCAATATCAGAGAGTCGGAGCTGGAGGAGATCACGGCATCCCCCCTGCCCACGGCAGCAGGAATTGCTGCGGCGGTGGGCTGTGCCACGCGGCTTTGCGAGCTCCAAGGCTGGGCACGGCGTGGGGGCTTCCCTCCACGGGCTCTCCCCAGGCATCTTCTCCATTTGTCTGTGCTGCAACACCTCACCCCCTGCCAGGGCACCCTGAATACCACCTTCCTCTCCCTGTACGCACACCTTTCAACCACCGCTagccccagcctccctccccgctcAGGCTGCGCCCCTGCAGCCACTTCCACCACTCACCCTGTTCCCGAtcgaggagcagcagcacctgcCTCCTGATTAAAAGAGACACGGTGCCACTAATGAATTCCCTGCCCCCAGCGCTGAGCGTGGCCTCAATACCGCACATGTTTCTGCCATGTCATCCAGCATCACACAGGTCCCGCGCTGAGAGCAGGTGACAGGCAGTGGTCGCGTCCCCGAGCCGCGGGTGTGATCAGGTACCGGCCCCAGGGGAGCGGGCAccatgggatggggaggaggaaggctcaCGCCAGGCCCTGGGGAGTCCTCCCACAGAGGACAGGGAAGACCTGCCGTCCCTCCTGCCACGGCGCCTTGTGCTCCATCACTTCGTCCATGcacggctgccgtcagcctcccacctccctgctccccaccccagcTGGGGTGAACCCCTCTGAGATACCTCCCACCCGCCAACCACCAGCGCTGGCAAGCCCCTGAGAACATCCCGTCCGCGCTCACAGCTCCAGTTTACAGATCTGAACGACCTTGCTACAGTCCCTGACCCGCAGCCGCGTGGATCTAAGCCTCGAGCACCGCTGGCAGAGACCGTCCAtctcagctcctcctgcccgAAGGACGGTAGCCCGCTGCAGCACCCGCCCGAGCCACATCCACTCGGGCTGCCGTCGCCGAGTTACCTTCCCTGGGCTGTCAGAGCTCCATACCACCCACATGCTCAAGAAACGGGACTATTCCTATGCAAATAGCCAGAAATCCCCCATGGACAGAGAAGTGGAGAAGATGAATATTGCACTGAGGAGCAGAATGGGCACCTCTCCTGGTGGCAGTGACATCTGCCTACACAAATGTCCAGTTACAGAAGTCAGTGTTTGTACAGGTACCCTGGCCCAGGTATCTTTAAAAGTCTTGTCCAAAAGGCACGGGAGAGCTTAAGTGCTAAATGAAAGGTGGGGTTTGGCTTTCTAAGATAATAAGAAAAATTTTGTGCTTTCTTCATGCTTTTTATGCATAGATCTGAAAATCCTCTAGACGAACTGTGCATCCAGACTGTGCCCAGCTCACGGACAGGCCAGAGGCGAGGGCAACGCTTGGCCAAGCAAGTGCCAGAGGTCCTGAGGAGCCCCCGCTCCTGGGCTTTGCTCGTACTTACCCCCTTATGaatcaaaggaaaataatacacGTCCATTTATTTCTGAATCACACCCTCCGGGAACCTACCTCTTGTCGGTGACGATGATCCCGGCCAGGGGAGGAGCTCGTCCCCTCCCCAGACGCCCTCACCCAGCCCATAAACTGCAGCCCCCATCGCCTCAGGTACCGTTTGGGGCTGCGGCAACCTGGGAGCGCGCACGGACGCTGCCACATCACCGACACCCACCATCTCCCCCCCGACCGCCGCGGCACAGCGGCATTCCCATGCTATCGGAGCAGTCAGCGCCCTGTCCCTGTCTGCCTGCCCTCATCCCGCTGCCCGGCTCCGAGGCATGTGGAAAATCTCAGCCCACCTGACATCAGCCCTGGAGATAACCGTCATCGCTGCTTTAACTTGGCTATAGCCGTCACCTCCCCTCCGGATAGCCTCCCTGTTTCTCCTGCCGCTGTGTGGGGCTCCTTGCAAACGTCTGTGAGCAGAGGGTTAAAGCACTAGTGGCCAGGaacctgcagaaacagggaacctGGTCTGTCCCCCCTGTCCCACCCTGTGCCGGGGATGCTGAGCTACAGCTGAGCACGTTCCTCAGGAGCTGTCATGGGGAAGAAATACCTTGAAAGGCACTAGGAGTTAATTTAATTTGGTTCCTGTCCTTTCTGATGTGGATATGGGGGAATTTCTCTGCTTTAGAGCCGCCCTGGCCTCCCCACGGGACCCAGCCTCGCAGCCCAGCGCGAGTCCCAGCAGAGGGGACGGAGGAGGACGGGCAGCGCGGGACGGAGGCAGTGCCAGCAAACCCCCGCCAAAAGCGCAGCGGGAAAGGACAGCAACGCGGTCTCTCCTGCAGCCGGACGGGCTGTCACCGCCTGTCCCCACGACAAGCTGAGCTTGGGAGGGAAATGTCCCCGATGCCAGCAGTGAGGATGGGCCAAGCACTGTCCCGCTGCACGCACGGAGGAAGGGAGGCAGCGAGCTCGGAGGAGACACATTCCGCTCACAAAACAGCCACAAACCCAGGGGTTTATAAATATCTCCGCTAAACCTGTAGACAGGCTCCCTGCTCCGGCGGGGCTATTCCAGGCCTGACATCCGATCCAGGCAGGCCATCGAGCGCCTCGGAGTGTACCCAGATGGACAAATCCGACATGCTCCACGCACGGCATCCACTCGGTCCCGGCCGTGCCCCCCGCCTGCCGGCCcacccctgcctgcctgcggggCTGCAGTCCCCTGCACTGGGGGCTGCCGGCCACAATGCCCCGCATAGTAGCCACATGTGCACGGCTTCAGGGGCCAGCACGGCCATGCAGACCGTACCGGAGACGCGGGTGGGACAGGAGGGATGGCAACATCCCCTTTAGCCGCTATTCACTGGCAGCTTTGGTGCGCCCCAGCCCCTGGCCGCGGCTGGCCACGAAGCAGCGCTCGCAGCCACAGAGCTTGCAAGCAAACCTGCAGCGCTCCCGGGTGGGATTCTTCCAGGGGTGAGAAAAGAAAGCTTggccaaaataaaatacaatattctgCAGTATTTACAGCACACGCAGCAGTGCCGGTCAGGCCCATTAGCACACCATAGCATGGCCTCTGGTGGGCTGGTTTTATTTGCCGCTGCTCAGGTGGCGAAGGTGAGACCCTGCCTTTCAGAAAACGTGCTTGGAAGGACTTGGAGGCACAGGGCAGGCCGCGATGCCGGGGGGAGCAATAGCAGGAAGGGAGCATGGCCCTGCTACAAGGAGACGGGAACAAGCCCATCAAACGAGCAGCAGAAGGAAACCCAACTCACAGCATCGCCAGACGCTCCTAACTCTTACTCACCACAGCTTGGCCTCGCAACCGCGCCAATTCCATCAGCCAGCACCACGCTCTCGGGCACGGGAACCGTTCTGCGCACAGCTTCATGCACCCGCTCCGGGGTGGAGCATGCTAATGCCTTAATCACTCACAGCAGCACGACAGAGACAGGCACgaccaaaacccaaagaaaactcCAGCTGAAGATGAAAAGCTGATTTAATTAGAATGAGATAATGCAATTTCCTAGTTGACCAGAACACCAGACACAGCCAAGTTGAAGCAAGACCTGGCTAAAGCTTCAGCGAAACTAGAGTTGCAGAATATGCAGTTTCGCCCGATTCATAATGCTCTGAGAAACTGTGACAAGCTTGTTTGAAAAGTGTGAAAGTGTCTTGGAAATGTCAAAGTATTTCAGCACCTTCTGGAGGCTGCCAAAGCAACTGGATATTTCATTCGGAGATGCTCATTTCATTCTTTCTTGTGGTAGCAAGTTCGTAGCTTGAGTGCGTTCTTAGTTCATGTATCTGTTGCAGGGCTAGTGACTATAATTGCGCCCTTCATAGAGATTGTGaagtttaaataaatacttaGCCAAGGCTTTGAGAAACGCgcagaagaaaaacataacaatatactgtgtgggtttttttccacctgctgTGGGTGGAAAGGAGCAAATCTGCCTCCCCTCGTCCTGTGGCGTTCACTTGTCAGGATCACCCAGTAGCTCCAGTCTCTCCGACCTGCCGGAGGGCAGACGGCAAGTGCACAGTGTTGAAAAACACCAGGCACCGTGTGAGCTGATCGAGCCTGCTGGGAGCGCGGGGTGGGAAGCACTACAAGACATTTGCttagctctgtgctgctgtgccaTACCGCAAGTGGCACCGGCAAAGCAATTTTTACCTCTCAGTTCCCCAGGTTTCCTATTCAGAAACAAGTCACGGAGGACACGCGCACCCAGAGCCTGGCAAAACGCTTGACATACAGCAGCCACCACCAAGAAGCTGGACACACGCACCTCACCTTCAGCATTCGGATCCTCAGCCGGTTGACGGTCAGCAGGACCAGGCAGCGACGTTACGCCTAA from Chroicocephalus ridibundus chromosome 15, bChrRid1.1, whole genome shotgun sequence harbors:
- the PLPP7 gene encoding inactive phospholipid phosphatase 7 isoform X2 — translated: MPASQPRSRARDRNNVLNRAEFLSLNQPLKGNQESRSSGRKQSGQAGAAGAQNSNPKERRQSQQLPEEDCMQLNPSFKGIAFNSLLAIDICMSKRLGVCANRASSWGGARSMINLLGITGHGIPWIAGTLICLVKSSTLAGQEVLMNLLLDLEM
- the PLPP7 gene encoding inactive phospholipid phosphatase 7 isoform X1; amino-acid sequence: MPASQPRSRARDRNNVLNRAEFLSLNQPLKGNQESRSSGRKQSGQAGAAGAQNSNPKERRQSQQLPEEDCMQLNPSFKGIAFNSLLAIDICMSKRLGVCANRASSWGGARSMINLLGITGHGIPWIAGTLICLVKSSTLAGQEVLMNLLLALLLDIMIVAGLQKLAKRKGPYDVTPGLLDYLTMDTYAFPAGHASRAAMLSKFFLNHLVLAIPLRILLVLWALCVGFSRVMIGRHHITDVLSGFVFGYLQFRLVELIWMSSNTCQMLISIW